In Acidisarcina polymorpha, the DNA window GAGCAATATTGCGAAAACCGGTTCTTTCCGTAAGAAAGCGGCCTATCTCAGTGTCAGGGTTTAATCCCGATTGCTGCCGCCGGAATAACTTCATGATCAACTTCTCACCGAACAAGATGGACGAGTTACTTTGCTCGGCTGAGCTTCGGCGCGGGCGCAGATCCGAACCTTCTCCTCGCAGGGAGCCTAGAACGCTGCTCGGCAATCCCTCCGCTGTTCCCTGCTCCCATTGGATCTTGCCTCCACCCGAAATCAAGGCCAGGAAGGCGGATAGATTATCGTCGTTGTACAAGCCATCGTATAAGACACCGGCGGCGCCGGCGAGCGTTAATGGCGACACCACCGCACTGGGAAACTTCTCCTGTAGCTCGGTAGCGTTGCCGCCGGAAGCCATGCCTAGAGGCATCAAGTAAGTATCAGGCTCGCCGCTCTCATAGCTGACTGCCAGCAAAATCAAGGCTGAATTGTTCTCGTTGAACCTTGCAGTGTCGACGATCGATGTCGACACAATCCGCCGCGACTTTCCACCAAACCAGCGTTGCTTGGGAAGGAATTCCGGCAGCAGGTGCTTTTCTAGGAATGCGCGGCCGGAGCCAGTGAGGATTTGATGCCAATCTTGCGGACCAGCCACCACCAACTCCTCTTCGGCTGGGCTCTGATGCTCAGGGGACGCAGCTTGCCGAGTGCCTTGCAGTTCTAGCCAGAGAAATCCATACGGCGCCAAAGTGAGCGGATAATGCTGCTTACCGATCGCCGGGAATTCGACATAGCCCAGCATCTCGACCGGGATCATTCCTTCCAGCTCCGACAGATCTAACTGCACTGGCTGTGCGAATCGAGATAGATTCGCGACACACAGGACGATTTCGCCATCTAACTCCCGGAGATAAGCAAGGATCTTCCGGTTTTCGGGCTCTAAGAACTTGAGCGTGCCCCGCCCAAATACCCGGAACAGCTTGCGGAGGGCAATCATATTGCGCATCCAGTTCAGCAAGGAGGACTGGTCGCTCTGTTGCGCTTCCACATTGACTGCTTCGTAGCCCCACACCGGGTCCATCACCACCGGGCTATACAGCCGCGCTGGGTTGGCGCGCGAGAATCCTGCATTGCGATCGCCGCTCCACTGCATTGGGGTACGCACCCCGTTGCGATCGCCAAGATAAATGTTGTCGCCCATCCCGATCTCGTCGCCGTAGTACAGGATTGGCGTTCCTGGAAATGAGAAAAGCAGGCTGTTGAGTAACTCGATGCGCCTACGATTGTTATCGACCAGGGGCGCAAGACGGCGGCGGATGCCTATATTAATCCGCATCCGCGGATCGGCGCTATATGCCAGGTACATATAGTCTCGCTCTTCATCCGTCACCATCTCGAGCGTCAACTCATCGTGATTCCGCAGAAACAATCCCCATTGGCAGTTGTCCGGAATCTCCGGCGTCTGCGCCAGAATATCGGTGATCGGAAGACGATCTTCCTGCCGCAATGCCATATAGATTCGCGGCATCAGTGGGAAGTGGAATGCCATGTGGCACTCGTCCCCATCACCGAAGTAGGCCCGAACATCGGTCGGCCACTGGTTTGCTTCCGCCAGGATCATGCGGCCCGAATACGATTCATCGATCGCAGCGCGCACTCGTTTCATCACCGCGTGGGTCTCCGGCAGATTCTCGCAACTGGTGCCTTCACGCTCAACCAGGTAAGGGATGGCATCCACCCGCAGGCCATCGACCCCCATATCCAGCCAGAACCGCATGATGTTCAAGACCTCATGCGTGACTTGGGGATTGTCATAGTTCAGATCTGGTTGGTGGGAAAAGAAACGGTGCCAGAAATACTGCTTGGCAACTGGATCCCAGGTCCAGTTCGATTTTTCAGTGTCGGTGAAGATGATACGGGCGTCTTCGTACTTCTTGTCGGTGTCGCTCCAGACGTAGAACTCCCGCTCTGGCGATCCAGGAGGGGCCAGTCGCGCCCGCTGAAACCATGGGTGCTGGTCGGAGGTATGATTGACGACCAACTCGATCATGACTTGCATGTCACGTTCGTGAGCTGCGTCCAGGAATGCCTTGAAATCCTCGACCGTCCCATAGTTGGGGTGAACGGTCATATAGTCCGAGATATCGTAGCCGTCGTCGCGAAGCGGCGAAGGAAAGAACGGCAGCAGCCATAAGCAAGTTACCCCAAGATCCTGCAGGTAATCCAGCTTCTGCATGAGTCCAGGAAAATCGCCGATCCCATCATTGTTGCCGTCCATGAATGCCCGGACGTGCAATTCGTAGATAATCGCATCCTTGTACCAGAGAGGATCCTGCATGCTACCGGCTTGCTTCAAATCGTGCTCCTACCATGGTTCTGAACGGCCAGATGTGCGGCCGCTCCGTTATTCGCTTCGCCAGTCTTCCAACTCCCGGATGCATATCCCGCATGCATATCTCTGATGCATGCGCTTTCAGATAAGCTCATCTGAAATCCTAAAGATGTGCGCGGGTAGCTCGGCGGGACGAAGCTCAACATAATTCCGTTGCCCCGACCAGGAATAGCGTCGATCAGTCAGCAGATCGTGCACCACAAAAGACTGATCGTCCTTCAGCCCAAGGGCTGCCAAATCGAGGGTCACAAAACCCGACTGAACCCTGGTCGGGTCGAGATTCACAACTACGAGGATGCGGTTCAAGCCATCCTTCGTAGATTTGCTGTAGGAGAGCAGGTATGGATTATCCGTCGGATGAAATCCGAGCCCGTCGTTGGCCTGCAGCGCCTTGTTTTCGCGGCGGATTGCATTCACCTGCGCGATATAGTTCTTGAGGCTGACAGGCGAGTCCAGATCCCAATGCTTGATCTCGTACTTCTCAGAATTGAGATATTCTTCGCTGCCGGGCTTGAACGGCACGCTCTCCATCAACTCGAAAGCCGCCCCATAGATGCCGTAGTTCGACGTCATCGTCGCCGCCATCACCAGCCTTGCCAGAAATGCGGGCTCGCCGCCACTCTGCAGACTGACTGGCAGAATGTCCGGAGTATTCGGCCAGAAGTTCGGCCAAAAATATTCCTTCAGCGGATATTCGTTCAACTCCTCTAAATACTCGGTCAATTCCTGCTTTGTATTTCGCCAGGTGAAGTAGGTATACGCCTGCGTGAATCCAACCTTGGCCAGCCGTTGAGACACTCGAGGCCGCGTGAAAGCTTCTGACAAAAACAGCGCGTCAGGGTACTCGCGTTTGATTTCGGGGATCGCCCATCCCCAGAATGGAAATGCTTTTGTATGCGGATTGTCCACCCGGAAGATGCGTACCCCTTGCTCTGCCCAATACAGAAAAACATCCCGGAGAGCGTCCCAAAGTCCCGTCCAGTCGCGGCTCTCGAAATCAAGAGGATAGATGTCTTGATACTTTTTGGGAGGATTCTCGGCGTACTGAATGGTTCCATCCGCACGATGCTTGAACCAAGTCGGATGCTCGGTAACCCAAGGGTGATCGGGGGATGCCTGAAAAGCGATGTCTAGGGCGATCTCAAGACCGAATTCCTTTGCTTTCGCCAGCAGGTGCTTGAAATCGGCGAGCGTTCCCAGATCCGACAAGATCGCGGTGTGGCCACCTTCCTTCGCCCCGATTGCCCAGGGACTTCCAACGTCGCCCGGCTCTGCCGTTGTGGTATTGTTCTTCCCCTTGCGAAAGGCCCTTCCAATTGGATGAATGGGCGGAAAATATAGAACATCGAATCCCAGTTCCGCAACATACGGCAAACGTGCTTCGCAGTCGGCGAAGGTTCCGTGAACGGTCGCCGAAGGTCCCTGCGAACGCGGGAATAGTTCATACCAGCTGGAAAACCGTGCCTTTTCCCGCTCCACAACAATTGCCAGCTCACGGTCGTAATTCGTCTCGAAAGCCTTGTCAGGGTACTTCCGGACCAGCGCCAGAACCTCGTCGGAGATCGCCAGAACCCTGCTCGATTCCTCCGTGCTCTGGGTTCTCAGGACATCGGCCCATGCCGTCAATCTCGCCGCCTCCACCCCGGTAGCCAGCCCGGCAAAATGATCGAGAATCAACGCACCATGCAGGAGCTCAATCGCGACGTCTTGACCGGCCGCAATGCGTTTCGTCAAATCGCTTCGCCAGGTACCGAAGCGGTCAATGGCACCGGCCACGGTATAGACGTAGCGTCCAATCTCCGAAACCGGGAATTCGCCGCGCCAGCGGTCGTTCCCGAGAGCGGTCATATAGACGGACTGCCACTCGGTGGCATCTTCCCTTTTGAAGAGTAGGCGGGCGGCCACCAGGTCGTGTCCATCGGCGAATACATCCGCTTCGATGGTCACAACATCCTCCAAAACCCTCTTGATCGGAAAACGGCCTGAATCGACCTCCGGCGTCACTCCTTCAATGACCACTCGCTTGTATCCGTAGATCGATTTCGCCATCCCCAAACTTACCCTCTCCCCCTCGGTTGCAACTTCATCAATGTTGAAAATTGAAAAATACAGTATTGAGCGCTTCTGACCAAGTGGGATGCGACCAGATGCCGTCGCGTAAAGCCGTGAACGGCAGCTTCCCCATCATAGCGATCTGGATCATCGAAGCCATCTCTCCACCCTCGACTGCCAGGATCGCGGCGCCCAGGATCTGATCTGTCTCAGCATCGACGATGATCTTCAAGAATCCCCGGGACTCATCAGTCTCAAGCGCACGCGCGACAGAACTAGCAGGCATCTTGGCAATCCGTACTTTCAAACCCTGGGACCGCGCTTCGGCTTCCGTCAAGCCGATGCGTCCCAACTCCGGGTCGATGAACAAGGTCGAAGGAACCATGCGTCCAGCTATGCTTATCCGCTTCCCCTCGAGGACGTTCGCTGCTGCCACCCGGTAGTCGTCATATGAAATGTGGGTAAATGCTGGACCGCCCTTCACGTCGCCCAGCGCATAGACCCCTGACACGTTTGTCTCTAAAAATTCATCAACGCGGATATACCCGCGTTCATCCAACTCGATTCCCGCCGCCGCGGGGTTCAACTTGTCGGTATTCGGCACGCGGCCCACCGCTAATAATAGATGCGAACCGTTGATTGTGCGTTCCCCCTCGGAACCGCTGACGGCAACCGCGATACCGCCGTCATCTTTCCAGACCGAGTAGGCCTTGGTATTGAGCAGAACCCCCACTCCGTCCTGGACAAGAATCTTGCGAACCTCCTCCGCAACATCGTCATCCTCGCGGCCCAACAACTTCGTCCCGGATTGAACGATGGTGACCCGGCTCCCCAGTCTCCGAAAAAGCTGCCCGAATTCCAACCCGATATAGCCGCCACCGAGCACCACCAAGTGCTCGGGAACCTCTCCAAGCTCCATCACGGATGCGTTGTCGAGATACGGCACGTCTGCGATTCCTTCGAGCTCAGGAACGCTCGATCGAAGTCCGGTGTTAATAAAAATCAGTTCCGCAGCGATCAGCCGCTCCGCGCCATCTTTGGCCTGTACTCGGACCAGCTTCGGGCCGGCGAAGGAGGCTTCTCCCATAATCAGCGCGTCGCAATCCGTTGCTTTTATCGCTCTTTCGCTCCCTTCGCGAAAGCTTTTAACAACGGCGCGTTTTCGCTCTCTGATCTTCTCCATATTGATCGTGATTGGACCGGTCGCCACCCCATAGTCGGCGCCGCGCCGCGCCAGATAAGCCACTCGGCCGCTTGCTACCATGGTCTTCGTCGGGGTGCAGCCTTCATTCACGCATGTGCCGCCAACATGCTTGCTTTCGATGACTGCAGTCCGCTTACCGGCCTTCGCCAATGCCTTGGCCAGAGGATTACCAGCCTGGCCACTTCCAATCACAATCGCATCAAATTGTTCGATTTCAGGCATGGCTCTCGAACTCCCTCGACAAGATCTTCTCCTGCTTCATCGAAGCCCGCTGCAACTCTACCAGATGCAGAGCAGGTTCTTTGATGACAGCCGCACAAGAACCAGCTCTTATGCTCAACAAAAGCCTACACAATGATCGCCATACTCTCTCGAGTATCAGGGCATTTGCTCTAAAAGCGCGAAACGATCAGCAATCCGCCGCCAATGGCGACCACATCCTCAACCAAAGCGACGACAATGTCCGGGAGTCCGCTCGCGGTTGTAAGCCGATAGCGAAGATGGTAGCCGGCATAGGCTCCAGCTACGGCGCCAATGCCGCCGAGGATCGCACCCAGAAGCCACGCCGCGCCACTGGAAACGCAAAATGCGACTCCACAAACGGCACCGAATAGAAACCTCACCACCAGCGGGCCTGGCGTTATCCTGCTGGGAATGAACGGGAGTTTGTCCGCAACCAATTCGCCGAGAGCCAGCAGGGTAAAGACCGCCAGCGAGATGTTGTTGTGAAGGAAGCCCAGCTTTGAGCCATCCAGTTGTAGCCACCCGAAATGAGCGCCCCAGCAAACCAGTGCGGGACCAGTCATCGAGCGCAAGCCGCAGACGCAGCCGATCAAAAACGCCAAGGCCAAAAC includes these proteins:
- the treS gene encoding maltose alpha-D-glucosyltransferase; this translates as MQDPLWYKDAIIYELHVRAFMDGNNDGIGDFPGLMQKLDYLQDLGVTCLWLLPFFPSPLRDDGYDISDYMTVHPNYGTVEDFKAFLDAAHERDMQVMIELVVNHTSDQHPWFQRARLAPPGSPEREFYVWSDTDKKYEDARIIFTDTEKSNWTWDPVAKQYFWHRFFSHQPDLNYDNPQVTHEVLNIMRFWLDMGVDGLRVDAIPYLVEREGTSCENLPETHAVMKRVRAAIDESYSGRMILAEANQWPTDVRAYFGDGDECHMAFHFPLMPRIYMALRQEDRLPITDILAQTPEIPDNCQWGLFLRNHDELTLEMVTDEERDYMYLAYSADPRMRINIGIRRRLAPLVDNNRRRIELLNSLLFSFPGTPILYYGDEIGMGDNIYLGDRNGVRTPMQWSGDRNAGFSRANPARLYSPVVMDPVWGYEAVNVEAQQSDQSSLLNWMRNMIALRKLFRVFGRGTLKFLEPENRKILAYLRELDGEIVLCVANLSRFAQPVQLDLSELEGMIPVEMLGYVEFPAIGKQHYPLTLAPYGFLWLELQGTRQAASPEHQSPAEEELVVAGPQDWHQILTGSGRAFLEKHLLPEFLPKQRWFGGKSRRIVSTSIVDTARFNENNSALILLAVSYESGEPDTYLMPLGMASGGNATELQEKFPSAVVSPLTLAGAAGVLYDGLYNDDNLSAFLALISGGGKIQWEQGTAEGLPSSVLGSLRGEGSDLRPRRSSAEQSNSSILFGEKLIMKLFRRQQSGLNPDTEIGRFLTERTGFRNIAPFGGSIEYRSGSDLYTLAMLQGLVANEGDGWQWTLEELDRYYESRLTEPFPNAEAETFPKDFQSLSHFVISKRVRDDIGFSLDAAATLGRRTGELHVALASDTEDEAFAPLPIAAADVQALQEQLLTNAARAFDALKDNLARLPDDTVEAAGLILSRRRAFFDRLRKLVSGVAGGMQTRIHGDYHLGQVLRTKSDFVILDFEGEPARSLEERRAKQSPLKDVAGMLRSFSYAAFASLSRYTTRRPQDAEKLEPWTHLWEQAVTAEYLKAYRDAVSESSIVPNDARSFEALLKAYVLDKALYELVYELNNRPTWVRIPLNGILSLTL
- a CDS encoding maltotransferase domain-containing protein, coding for MAKSIYGYKRVVIEGVTPEVDSGRFPIKRVLEDVVTIEADVFADGHDLVAARLLFKREDATEWQSVYMTALGNDRWRGEFPVSEIGRYVYTVAGAIDRFGTWRSDLTKRIAAGQDVAIELLHGALILDHFAGLATGVEAARLTAWADVLRTQSTEESSRVLAISDEVLALVRKYPDKAFETNYDRELAIVVEREKARFSSWYELFPRSQGPSATVHGTFADCEARLPYVAELGFDVLYFPPIHPIGRAFRKGKNNTTTAEPGDVGSPWAIGAKEGGHTAILSDLGTLADFKHLLAKAKEFGLEIALDIAFQASPDHPWVTEHPTWFKHRADGTIQYAENPPKKYQDIYPLDFESRDWTGLWDALRDVFLYWAEQGVRIFRVDNPHTKAFPFWGWAIPEIKREYPDALFLSEAFTRPRVSQRLAKVGFTQAYTYFTWRNTKQELTEYLEELNEYPLKEYFWPNFWPNTPDILPVSLQSGGEPAFLARLVMAATMTSNYGIYGAAFELMESVPFKPGSEEYLNSEKYEIKHWDLDSPVSLKNYIAQVNAIRRENKALQANDGLGFHPTDNPYLLSYSKSTKDGLNRILVVVNLDPTRVQSGFVTLDLAALGLKDDQSFVVHDLLTDRRYSWSGQRNYVELRPAELPAHIFRISDELI
- a CDS encoding mercuric reductase, producing MPEIEQFDAIVIGSGQAGNPLAKALAKAGKRTAVIESKHVGGTCVNEGCTPTKTMVASGRVAYLARRGADYGVATGPITINMEKIRERKRAVVKSFREGSERAIKATDCDALIMGEASFAGPKLVRVQAKDGAERLIAAELIFINTGLRSSVPELEGIADVPYLDNASVMELGEVPEHLVVLGGGYIGLEFGQLFRRLGSRVTIVQSGTKLLGREDDDVAEEVRKILVQDGVGVLLNTKAYSVWKDDGGIAVAVSGSEGERTINGSHLLLAVGRVPNTDKLNPAAAGIELDERGYIRVDEFLETNVSGVYALGDVKGGPAFTHISYDDYRVAAANVLEGKRISIAGRMVPSTLFIDPELGRIGLTEAEARSQGLKVRIAKMPASSVARALETDESRGFLKIIVDAETDQILGAAILAVEGGEMASMIQIAMMGKLPFTALRDGIWSHPTWSEALNTVFFNFQH
- a CDS encoding DUF4126 family protein, giving the protein MTLTVVLALAFLIGCVCGLRSMTGPALVCWGAHFGWLQLDGSKLGFLHNNISLAVFTLLALGELVADKLPFIPSRITPGPLVVRFLFGAVCGVAFCVSSGAAWLLGAILGGIGAVAGAYAGYHLRYRLTTASGLPDIVVALVEDVVAIGGGLLIVSRF